A genomic region of Micromonospora sp. NBRC 110009 contains the following coding sequences:
- a CDS encoding glycosyltransferase 87 family protein yields the protein MRDRRVMLLWSVFAFTAAISIGLVLRRPDSLSDLHIYYGALADLRAGRPLYGYVAENGGPFTYPPFAALVLWPVTAVPEPVLGALWLLATVAAVVAIALPVGAVLTADRSRRPMAVAAVAVVLMLSAPVQSNLRFGQVSIFIVLLALLDGIGIGPARWRGTLVGVAAAVKLTPLLFVAYFLVARRYRDAARAAGAFVACAAVAAVVLPAESRTYWTGTVVETSRIGNLASLGNQSVHGMLLRVGVDPASLPVVWAALVGAVCLAALLRARQLAAQGRPGHAAVLVGCATVAASPVSWTHHQIWPVLAAMLLVGATGVARKAAGAALLVAMVVSLGAVLGPVSTRPGVQFLFENARAIGVGALCLAGFGGTAVVATRPHRRVTAGRARLRVGVAAAAALAFFAVQPLPAGADPTFKAYSLADVANPRYFFVCRGPAECAGYGGDAPVTFGTAVEPTKVRVNGVVSAAVSRLEYYWAPGGAPRVVPLLAAWPGSRLFSFRSATMTHGRLVAYGTDGRPIATYDDELAAAFRR from the coding sequence ATGCGGGACCGCCGGGTGATGCTGCTGTGGTCCGTGTTCGCGTTCACCGCCGCGATCTCCATCGGGCTGGTGCTCCGGCGCCCCGACAGCCTCTCCGACCTGCACATCTACTACGGCGCCCTGGCCGACCTGCGGGCCGGACGGCCGCTGTACGGCTACGTCGCGGAGAACGGCGGCCCGTTCACCTACCCGCCGTTCGCGGCGCTCGTGCTCTGGCCGGTCACGGCGGTCCCGGAGCCGGTGCTCGGCGCGCTCTGGCTGCTGGCGACGGTCGCGGCCGTGGTCGCCATCGCCCTACCGGTCGGTGCCGTGCTGACGGCCGACCGGTCCCGCCGGCCGATGGCCGTGGCGGCGGTGGCCGTGGTGCTGATGCTCTCCGCGCCCGTGCAGAGCAACCTGCGGTTCGGGCAGGTGAGCATCTTCATCGTGCTGCTGGCGCTGCTCGACGGCATCGGGATCGGTCCGGCCCGGTGGCGCGGGACGCTGGTCGGGGTGGCCGCGGCGGTCAAGCTCACCCCGTTGCTCTTCGTGGCGTACTTTCTCGTCGCCCGGCGGTACCGTGACGCCGCCCGCGCGGCGGGCGCCTTCGTGGCCTGCGCGGCCGTCGCCGCCGTGGTGTTGCCGGCCGAGAGTCGGACCTACTGGACCGGCACGGTCGTCGAGACCTCCCGGATCGGCAACCTGGCGTCGCTCGGCAACCAGTCGGTGCACGGGATGCTGCTGCGGGTCGGCGTCGACCCGGCGTCCCTGCCGGTGGTCTGGGCCGCGCTGGTGGGCGCCGTCTGCCTGGCCGCGCTGCTGCGGGCCCGGCAGCTCGCCGCGCAGGGCCGTCCGGGGCACGCCGCGGTGCTGGTCGGCTGCGCCACGGTGGCCGCCTCCCCGGTCTCCTGGACCCATCACCAGATCTGGCCGGTGCTGGCCGCGATGCTGCTGGTCGGCGCGACCGGCGTCGCCCGGAAGGCCGCCGGTGCCGCCCTGTTGGTGGCCATGGTGGTGTCGCTCGGCGCGGTGCTGGGCCCGGTGTCGACCCGGCCGGGCGTGCAGTTCCTCTTCGAGAACGCGCGCGCGATCGGCGTCGGCGCGCTCTGCCTGGCCGGGTTCGGCGGCACCGCGGTCGTGGCGACCCGGCCGCACCGGCGGGTCACCGCCGGCCGGGCCCGGCTGCGGGTGGGCGTCGCGGCCGCGGCGGCGCTGGCGTTCTTCGCCGTGCAGCCGCTGCCGGCCGGCGCGGATCCCACCTTCAAGGCCTACTCGCTGGCCGACGTGGCGAACCCGCGATACTTCTTCGTCTGCCGTGGCCCCGCCGAGTGCGCGGGCTACGGCGGGGACGCGCCGGTGACCTTCGGCACCGCCGTCGAGCCGACGAAGGTCCGGGTCAACGGCGTCGTGTCGGCGGCGGTGAGCCGGCTGGAGTACTACTGGGCGCCCGGCGGCGCGCCCCGGGTGGTCCCGCTGCTCGCCGCCTGGCCCGGGTCACGGCTCTTCTCGTTCCGGTCCGCCACGATGACCCACGGCCGCCTGGTCGCGTACGGGACGGACGGGCGCCCGATCGCCACGTACGACGACGAGCTCGCCGCCGCGTTCCGGCGCTGA
- a CDS encoding MFS transporter, translating to MSSTIDTPAVDRRAVPRPVLAARNGVAVVFALNGLAVATWFSRVPAIRETLGLSAGRLGLLLLAMSAGALAAMSTAGLVTLRLGPARTVATSTVLVALGLTVAGLSASLAGSLVGVVVGLFAVGYGSGTCDVAMNVEGAAVEKRLGRTIMPRFHAAWSLGSVAGAGIGAGAARLGVPVGWHLPVVAAVVLAGTLLGARAFLPAPAEPTGPADPAAHRRALLATWREPRTLLIGLFVLVMAFTEGSANDWLAVAFVDGYGVSEAAGATVFGVFVVGMTLGRTAGTVAIDRWGRVPVLFGTIGLAATGATCAVLAGSGPLAVVGVALWGIGASLGFPVGMSAAADDEDRAPTRVSVVAMIGYSAFLGGPPLLGFLGDHLGILPALGLVPLLLLPTFALVPVLRPPAR from the coding sequence GTGAGCAGCACCATCGACACGCCGGCCGTCGACCGGCGGGCCGTGCCGCGGCCGGTCCTGGCCGCCCGGAACGGGGTGGCGGTCGTGTTCGCCCTCAACGGGCTCGCGGTGGCGACCTGGTTCTCCCGGGTGCCCGCGATCCGGGAGACGCTCGGGCTCAGCGCCGGGCGACTCGGCCTGCTGCTGCTGGCCATGTCGGCCGGCGCGCTGGCGGCGATGTCCACCGCCGGGCTGGTCACCCTGCGGCTCGGCCCGGCCCGCACCGTGGCCACGTCGACCGTGCTGGTCGCGCTCGGCCTGACCGTCGCCGGCCTCTCCGCCAGCCTGGCCGGCTCGCTGGTCGGCGTCGTGGTCGGGCTCTTCGCCGTCGGCTACGGCTCCGGCACCTGCGACGTGGCGATGAACGTCGAGGGCGCGGCGGTGGAGAAGCGGCTCGGCCGGACGATCATGCCCCGGTTCCACGCCGCCTGGAGCCTCGGTTCGGTGGCCGGGGCCGGGATCGGCGCCGGCGCGGCCCGCCTGGGCGTACCGGTCGGCTGGCACCTGCCCGTGGTCGCGGCGGTGGTCCTGGCCGGCACGCTCCTCGGCGCCCGCGCCTTCCTGCCCGCCCCGGCCGAGCCGACCGGCCCGGCCGACCCGGCCGCGCACCGGCGGGCGCTGCTGGCCACCTGGCGGGAGCCGCGCACCCTGCTGATCGGCCTGTTCGTGCTGGTGATGGCGTTCACCGAGGGCAGCGCCAACGACTGGCTGGCGGTGGCGTTCGTCGACGGGTACGGCGTCAGCGAGGCGGCCGGCGCCACCGTCTTCGGGGTGTTCGTGGTCGGCATGACCCTCGGCCGGACCGCCGGCACCGTGGCGATCGACCGGTGGGGCCGGGTGCCCGTGCTGTTCGGCACCATCGGGCTGGCTGCCACCGGGGCCACCTGCGCCGTGCTGGCCGGCTCCGGGCCGCTCGCCGTGGTCGGCGTGGCGCTGTGGGGGATCGGCGCGTCGCTCGGCTTCCCGGTCGGGATGAGCGCCGCCGCCGACGACGAGGACCGGGCGCCGACCCGGGTCAGCGTGGTCGCCATGATCGGCTACAGCGCCTTCCTCGGCGGCCCTCCGCTGCTCGGCTTCCTCGGCGACCACCTGGGCATCCTGCCCGCCCTCGGGCTGGTCCCGCTGCTCCTGCTGCCCACCTTCGCGCTGGTGCCGGTGCTCCGCCCGCCGGCACGCTGA
- a CDS encoding FluC/FEX family fluoride channel has translation MTRPPERRVDPDVDLHVPADRGELAAQPPAVLGVIAAGGVLGALARAGLQTAFPHPPTGFPWATFGINVTGCLLIGVLMAVITARPAGPLVRPFLGVGVLGGFTTFSTYAVDAQRALAAGAPGTALAYLAATVLGALAAVWAGDAVAGRLLARSGGEGR, from the coding sequence GTGACACGACCGCCCGAGCGCCGGGTCGACCCGGACGTCGACCTGCACGTACCGGCCGACCGCGGCGAGCTGGCCGCCCAACCACCGGCGGTGCTCGGCGTCATCGCCGCCGGTGGTGTCCTCGGCGCGCTGGCCCGGGCCGGCCTGCAGACCGCGTTCCCGCACCCGCCCACCGGGTTCCCGTGGGCCACCTTCGGCATCAACGTCACCGGCTGCCTGCTGATCGGCGTGTTGATGGCGGTGATCACCGCCCGCCCGGCCGGCCCGCTGGTCCGGCCGTTCCTCGGCGTCGGGGTGCTCGGCGGGTTCACCACCTTCTCCACGTACGCCGTCGACGCGCAGCGGGCGCTGGCCGCCGGGGCGCCGGGCACCGCGCTGGCGTACCTGGCGGCGACCGTGCTCGGGGCCCTGGCGGCGGTCTGGGCCGGGGACGCGGTCGCCGGCCGGCTGCTGGCCCGCTCCGGTGGGGAGGGCCGATGA
- a CDS encoding LacI family DNA-binding transcriptional regulator: protein MGTPTTRPATLDDVARAAGVSRATASRVLGGYGFASPDARDRVTAAADRLGYVPNTTARALVRGAGVRLVVAVAGRDETVLDDPYVDRVVSAAARVCSPHGVGVALQWLSRTTPAGLRRLGDDRSVCGMVLVNTTQPVLDALPAGLRGRVASIGIGSPAVPSFDVDNAGGADAVLRHLYAGGHRRIVMITGPRWLACAERSVTAYRALMRAAGLPVRLVTGDFTAERGGRAALEALDRWPDTDAIYAASDATALGAIAALRGRGIGVPGDVAVAGFDDIPYAAVSSPALTTATHPVARIAGAAATAVLERRPAPPVTAFPSALVARESA, encoded by the coding sequence ATGGGTACGCCGACCACCCGACCCGCCACCCTCGACGACGTCGCGCGGGCCGCCGGGGTCTCCCGGGCCACCGCCTCCCGGGTGCTCGGCGGCTACGGCTTCGCCTCGCCGGACGCCCGGGACCGGGTCACCGCCGCCGCCGACCGCCTCGGCTACGTGCCGAACACCACCGCCCGCGCGCTGGTCCGGGGCGCCGGGGTACGCCTCGTGGTGGCCGTCGCCGGCCGGGACGAGACCGTCCTCGACGACCCGTACGTGGACCGGGTGGTGAGCGCGGCGGCCCGGGTCTGCTCCCCGCACGGCGTCGGCGTCGCCCTGCAGTGGCTGTCCCGGACCACCCCGGCCGGCCTGCGGCGGCTCGGCGACGACCGGAGCGTCTGCGGGATGGTGCTGGTCAACACCACGCAGCCGGTGCTCGACGCGCTGCCCGCCGGGCTGCGCGGCCGGGTCGCCTCGATCGGCATCGGCTCGCCCGCCGTCCCCTCCTTCGACGTGGACAACGCCGGCGGCGCCGACGCGGTGCTGCGCCACCTGTACGCCGGGGGCCACCGGCGGATCGTCATGATCACCGGACCTCGCTGGCTCGCCTGCGCCGAGCGGTCGGTGACCGCGTACCGGGCGTTGATGCGGGCGGCGGGCCTGCCGGTGCGCCTGGTGACCGGGGACTTCACCGCCGAGCGGGGCGGCCGGGCGGCGCTGGAGGCCCTCGACCGCTGGCCGGACACGGACGCCATCTACGCGGCGAGCGACGCCACCGCGCTGGGCGCGATCGCCGCGCTGCGCGGGCGCGGCATCGGGGTACCGGGAGACGTGGCCGTCGCCGGCTTCGACGACATCCCGTACGCGGCGGTGAGCAGCCCGGCGCTGACCACCGCCACCCACCCGGTGGCCCGGATCGCCGGCGCGGCGGCCACGGCGGTGCTGGAGCGCCGGCCGGCGCCCCCGGTGACCGCGTTCCCGTCGGCGCTGGTCGCCCGGGAGAGCGCCTGA
- a CDS encoding MFS transporter: MSQRTSALPGGLIALAIGAFGIGLTEFVIMGLLPQVAADFAVTESVAGWLISGYALSVAVGGVALTAAVTRLPRKPVLLGLMVLFIAGNLLSAVAADYATLLAGRIVAALCHGAFFGIGAVVAAGLVPPARRAGAIAMMFAGLTIANVLGVPFGTFLGQHLGWRATFWAITGIGLVALVGLALLVPGRGAATADAPAGGLRGELRAFTRPQVWYSLVVTILGFGGMFGAFTYIAYTLTEVSGFATATVPWLLVLFGLGLFVGNLAGGRAADVSLSGTLVTVLAVLTVVLVGFALTAASPGLTVASLVLMGGFGFATVPPLQMRIMRYAHQAPTLASGANIAAFNLGNALGAWIGGVTISAGLGFTAPIWAGAGLTLLGLAVLLFADGRARRAPAAAVPTRELVDAA; encoded by the coding sequence ATGTCTCAGCGCACCTCCGCCCTTCCCGGCGGCCTGATCGCCCTCGCGATCGGGGCGTTCGGCATCGGGCTGACCGAATTCGTGATCATGGGGCTGCTCCCCCAGGTCGCCGCGGACTTCGCGGTCACCGAGTCGGTCGCCGGCTGGCTGATCTCCGGATACGCGCTCAGCGTCGCCGTCGGCGGGGTGGCCCTCACCGCCGCCGTCACCCGGCTGCCCCGCAAGCCCGTGCTGCTCGGCCTGATGGTGCTCTTCATCGCCGGCAACCTGCTCTCCGCCGTCGCCGCCGACTACGCCACCCTGCTGGCCGGCCGGATCGTCGCCGCGCTGTGCCACGGCGCGTTCTTCGGCATCGGCGCGGTGGTCGCGGCCGGACTGGTCCCGCCCGCCCGGCGGGCCGGCGCGATCGCGATGATGTTCGCCGGCCTGACCATCGCCAACGTGCTCGGCGTGCCGTTCGGCACCTTCCTTGGGCAGCACCTCGGCTGGCGCGCCACCTTCTGGGCGATCACCGGCATCGGGCTGGTCGCGCTGGTCGGGCTGGCGCTGCTGGTGCCCGGGCGCGGGGCGGCCACCGCCGACGCCCCCGCCGGCGGGCTCCGCGGCGAGCTGCGCGCGTTCACCCGGCCGCAGGTCTGGTACTCGCTGGTGGTCACCATCCTCGGGTTCGGCGGCATGTTCGGCGCGTTCACCTACATCGCGTACACGCTGACCGAGGTGAGCGGCTTCGCCACCGCGACCGTGCCGTGGCTGCTGGTCCTCTTCGGCCTCGGGCTGTTCGTCGGCAACCTGGCCGGCGGGCGGGCGGCCGACGTCTCGCTCTCCGGCACGCTCGTCACCGTGCTCGCGGTGCTCACCGTGGTGCTGGTCGGCTTCGCGCTGACCGCGGCCAGCCCGGGGCTGACCGTGGCCTCCCTGGTGCTGATGGGCGGGTTCGGCTTCGCCACCGTGCCACCCCTGCAGATGCGGATCATGCGGTACGCCCACCAGGCCCCCACGCTGGCCTCCGGCGCCAACATCGCCGCGTTCAACCTGGGCAACGCGCTCGGCGCTTGGATCGGTGGGGTGACCATCAGCGCCGGGCTCGGCTTCACCGCCCCGATCTGGGCCGGCGCCGGGCTCACCCTGCTCGGCCTCGCCGTGCTGCTGTTCGCCGACGGACGGGCCCGGCGCGCGCCGGCCGCCGCCGTGCCCACCCGCGAACTGGTCGACGCCGCCTGA
- a CDS encoding MarR family winged helix-turn-helix transcriptional regulator — MGIGDDAVEVRAQGWRTLAALHGLIETALERALQAEHDLSVVEYTVLDALSRQDGWHMRMRQLARAAALSGSATTRLVTRLEDRGLLTRVLCEDDRRGIYTELTPAGSDLLARARPTHDRVLAEALAEAERTPELAPLVDALHRLPAPS; from the coding sequence ATGGGGATCGGCGACGACGCGGTCGAGGTCCGCGCGCAGGGCTGGCGGACGCTCGCGGCCCTGCACGGCCTGATCGAGACCGCCCTCGAGCGTGCCCTCCAGGCCGAGCACGACCTCTCCGTCGTCGAGTACACGGTGCTCGACGCGCTCTCCCGCCAGGACGGCTGGCACATGCGGATGCGCCAGCTCGCCCGCGCCGCCGCGCTCTCCGGCAGCGCCACCACCCGCCTGGTCACCCGCCTGGAGGACCGGGGGCTGCTCACCCGGGTCCTCTGCGAGGACGACCGGCGCGGCATCTACACCGAGCTGACCCCGGCCGGCTCGGACCTGCTGGCCCGGGCCCGGCCGACCCACGACCGGGTGCTCGCCGAGGCGCTCGCCGAGGCCGAGCGGACCCCCGAGCTGGCCCCCCTCGTCGACGCCCTGCACCGGCTGCCCGCCCCGAGCTGA
- a CDS encoding LysR substrate-binding domain-containing protein, producing the protein MLLEPAQLRLLALIERHRSLSAAATALGVTPAAVTQQVARAERDCGAALVRRGPRGATLTAAGALLAAHGQVIDQHTRQAAEDLAALLGELSLRLRIGAFQAAALHLLPPALTALRHRHPDADLSVVDITSERGMPAVAAGDLDLAVIASWDEPPAPPEHVRVHPLLTDPMVVVLPDDHPLAVAHPPDVALRLDQLRDEAWVTILAGHAARAQFDRAAAAAGFAPRVRFQTASYDVAQALVGTGIGVALVSRLALTDTPGTTHRQLTPHGLHRRLSAATRTDSSLTPLVAAFLRLLDDVARDATAGWPAG; encoded by the coding sequence ATGCTGCTGGAGCCGGCGCAGTTGCGGCTGCTGGCCCTGATCGAACGCCACCGGTCGCTGTCGGCCGCCGCGACGGCGTTGGGCGTCACCCCCGCCGCGGTGACCCAGCAGGTCGCCCGCGCCGAACGCGACTGCGGCGCGGCGCTGGTGCGCCGCGGGCCCCGAGGCGCCACCCTGACGGCGGCCGGCGCGCTGCTCGCCGCGCACGGACAGGTGATCGACCAGCACACCCGGCAGGCCGCCGAAGACCTGGCCGCGCTGCTCGGCGAACTGTCCCTCCGGCTGCGCATCGGCGCGTTCCAGGCGGCCGCCCTGCACCTGCTGCCCCCGGCGCTGACCGCGCTGCGCCACCGCCATCCCGACGCCGACCTGTCGGTGGTCGACATCACCTCCGAGCGCGGCATGCCCGCCGTGGCCGCCGGCGACCTCGACCTGGCCGTCATCGCCTCCTGGGACGAACCGCCCGCCCCACCCGAGCACGTCCGGGTGCACCCGCTGCTGACCGACCCGATGGTCGTCGTCCTGCCCGACGACCACCCACTCGCCGTCGCGCATCCGCCCGACGTCGCCCTCCGCCTCGACCAGCTCCGCGACGAGGCCTGGGTCACCATCCTGGCCGGGCACGCCGCCCGGGCCCAGTTCGATCGCGCCGCGGCCGCCGCCGGCTTCGCCCCCAGGGTCCGCTTCCAGACCGCGTCCTACGACGTCGCCCAGGCCCTCGTCGGCACCGGCATCGGCGTCGCCCTGGTGTCCCGCCTCGCCCTCACCGACACCCCCGGCACCACCCATCGCCAACTCACCCCGCACGGGCTGCACCGTCGGCTCTCCGCCGCGACCCGCACCGACAGCAGCCTCACCCCGCTGGTGGCCGCGTTCCTGCGGCTGCTGGACGACGTCGCGCGGGACGCCACCGCCGGCTGGCCGGCGGGCTGA
- a CDS encoding alpha/beta hydrolase gives MTEPAPPHQQPEEGHRHGRLSARATVVAQPTPPGTSPLADPWGGRPGLRHVPPGDGPYRLVVLLHGAGGEARQGLDLLLPLADAHRLLLLAPQATASTWDLIAEGYGPDVARIDALLAEALGTYPVAGVTVGGFSDGASYALSLGLTNGDLVDAVLAFSPGFAAPLVTHGRPRLFVSHGTDDRVLPVDVCSRRLVPRLHALGYPAEYAEFAGGHEVPEEIRRRAVNWLVG, from the coding sequence GTGACCGAGCCCGCGCCGCCGCACCAGCAGCCCGAGGAGGGCCACCGGCACGGCCGGCTGAGCGCCCGCGCGACGGTGGTGGCCCAGCCGACTCCGCCTGGGACGTCGCCGCTGGCCGACCCGTGGGGCGGCCGACCGGGGCTGCGGCACGTGCCGCCCGGCGACGGGCCGTACCGGCTGGTGGTGCTGCTGCACGGCGCGGGCGGCGAAGCCCGGCAGGGCCTGGACCTGCTGCTGCCGCTCGCCGACGCGCACCGGCTGCTGCTGCTCGCCCCGCAGGCGACGGCGAGCACCTGGGATCTGATCGCCGAGGGATACGGTCCGGACGTCGCCCGGATCGACGCGCTGCTGGCCGAGGCCCTCGGGACGTACCCGGTGGCCGGAGTGACCGTCGGCGGCTTCTCCGACGGCGCGTCGTACGCCCTCTCCCTGGGGCTGACCAACGGCGACCTGGTCGACGCGGTGCTGGCCTTTTCGCCCGGCTTCGCCGCGCCGCTGGTGACCCACGGCCGGCCGCGGCTGTTCGTCTCGCACGGCACCGACGACCGGGTGCTGCCCGTGGACGTGTGCAGCCGGCGGCTGGTCCCCCGCCTGCACGCGCTCGGCTACCCGGCCGAGTACGCCGAGTTCGCCGGCGGGCACGAGGTGCCGGAGGAGATCCGCCGGCGGGCCGTGAACTGGCTGGTGGGCTGA
- a CDS encoding FUSC family protein: protein MRWWGRGRALRPGGSDAAPRPGAVVREAAGRLRRSWLPVVEATLAATIAWILATRLMGHPQPFFAPAAALIVLGQARGQRIRRAVEVVLGVAAGVLVADLVVQALGPRTTWTVLTVILLTVSLAVAIGASSVTVVQAAVSALYLVVVAPPTEALIPFRFVDALIGGGVAVVASQLVDARRPLAPLVTEFRHTFQELAAVLDEVAAALDTGDDDAALAALDRARHADAGVERLRDAVQAAGEAVRLNLRRREHLGRLRSVEASIRQIDYAVRNVRVLARAAVTLTRSPAPVPPDLGAAVRTLAEAVRSAGDALAGDLVGQDGVADRHAERADVAALESVRAAGRLFTAGQTLPLAMIIGQIRATAIDLLRGVGGDDDATVLSRVDAAVTGPAH, encoded by the coding sequence ATGAGGTGGTGGGGCAGGGGCCGGGCACTCCGGCCCGGCGGGTCCGACGCCGCGCCGCGACCCGGAGCGGTCGTCCGGGAGGCCGCCGGGCGGTTGCGCCGCAGCTGGCTGCCGGTGGTGGAGGCGACCCTCGCCGCCACCATCGCCTGGATCCTCGCCACCCGGCTGATGGGCCACCCACAGCCCTTCTTCGCCCCGGCCGCCGCGCTGATCGTGCTCGGCCAGGCCCGTGGCCAACGGATCCGCCGGGCGGTCGAGGTGGTGCTGGGCGTCGCCGCCGGCGTGCTCGTGGCCGACCTGGTGGTGCAGGCGCTCGGCCCGCGTACCACCTGGACGGTGCTCACGGTCATCCTGCTCACCGTCTCCCTCGCGGTGGCGATCGGCGCCAGCTCGGTCACCGTCGTGCAGGCCGCCGTCTCCGCGCTCTACCTGGTGGTCGTCGCGCCCCCGACGGAGGCGCTGATCCCGTTCCGGTTCGTCGACGCGCTGATCGGCGGCGGGGTGGCGGTGGTGGCCAGCCAGCTCGTCGACGCCCGCCGCCCGCTCGCCCCGCTGGTCACCGAGTTCCGGCACACCTTCCAGGAACTCGCCGCGGTGCTCGACGAGGTGGCCGCCGCCCTGGACACCGGCGACGACGACGCGGCGCTGGCCGCGCTGGACCGGGCCCGGCACGCCGACGCCGGGGTGGAACGGCTGCGCGACGCCGTGCAGGCGGCGGGCGAGGCGGTCCGGCTCAACCTGCGCCGCCGCGAGCACCTCGGCCGGTTGCGCTCGGTCGAGGCCTCGATCCGGCAGATCGACTACGCGGTCCGCAACGTCCGGGTGCTGGCCCGCGCGGCGGTCACCCTCACCCGGAGCCCCGCGCCGGTGCCGCCCGACCTGGGGGCCGCCGTACGCACCCTCGCCGAGGCGGTCCGCTCGGCCGGCGACGCGCTCGCCGGCGACCTCGTCGGGCAGGACGGCGTCGCCGACCGCCACGCCGAGCGGGCGGACGTCGCCGCGCTGGAGTCGGTCCGCGCGGCGGGACGCCTCTTCACCGCGGGTCAGACGCTGCCCCTGGCCATGATCATCGGCCAGATCCGGGCCACCGCCATCGACCTGCTGCGCGGCGTCGGCGGGGACGACGACGCGACGGTGCTCAGCCGGGTCGACGCGGCGGTCACCGGGCCCGCGCACTGA
- the crcB gene encoding fluoride efflux transporter CrcB, with protein sequence MTVLLIAIGAALGAPLRYLTDRAVQARHDSPFPWGTLTVNVAGSLLLGAVAAIPASPAVTALIGTGFCGALTTWSTLSYETLRLSRAGGRLHAYANVLASVVAGLSAATLGYALARASSG encoded by the coding sequence ATGACCGTCCTGCTGATTGCGATCGGGGCGGCGCTCGGCGCCCCGCTGCGCTACCTGACCGACCGGGCGGTGCAGGCCCGGCACGACTCGCCGTTCCCCTGGGGCACGTTGACCGTCAACGTGGCCGGGTCGCTGCTGCTCGGCGCGGTCGCCGCGATCCCGGCCTCCCCGGCGGTGACCGCGCTGATCGGCACCGGCTTCTGCGGCGCGCTGACCACCTGGTCCACCCTCAGCTACGAGACGCTGCGGCTGAGCCGGGCGGGCGGCCGTCTCCACGCGTACGCCAACGTGCTGGCCAGCGTGGTCGCCGGGCTGAGCGCGGCCACCCTCGGGTACGCGCTCGCCCGCGCCTCCAGCGGCTGA
- a CDS encoding LysE family translocator — protein MPIHLPVFVATTWLLAMLPGAGQALMLRQTLDGGRPRAWASIAGTCTGLLIWTTAAAAGLSAVLLANPHAYAAVRVAGGALLAVLGVTTLLSLRRPAPSTSDRPAERTGRGRAYAAGLATNLGNPKAGVFAVSLLPQFLTADGPVFLSSLALGALWAAVTGCWYLLFTWAVDRGRTLVSTPAVHRRLQLVTGCALLCIGAGVAAGA, from the coding sequence ATGCCCATTCACCTGCCCGTCTTCGTCGCCACGACGTGGCTGCTGGCGATGCTGCCCGGGGCCGGGCAGGCGCTCATGCTGCGGCAGACCCTCGACGGCGGCCGGCCCCGGGCCTGGGCCAGCATCGCCGGCACGTGCACCGGGCTGCTGATCTGGACCACCGCCGCGGCGGCCGGCCTGTCCGCGGTCCTGCTGGCCAACCCGCACGCCTACGCGGCCGTACGGGTCGCCGGTGGCGCGCTGCTGGCCGTCCTCGGGGTGACCACGCTGCTCTCGCTGCGCCGGCCCGCACCGTCCACGTCCGACCGGCCGGCCGAGCGGACCGGCCGCGGGCGGGCGTACGCCGCGGGCCTGGCGACCAATCTCGGCAACCCGAAGGCCGGCGTGTTCGCCGTCTCCCTGCTGCCGCAGTTCCTCACCGCCGACGGGCCGGTGTTCCTCTCCAGCCTCGCCCTCGGGGCGCTCTGGGCGGCCGTCACCGGCTGCTGGTACCTGCTGTTCACCTGGGCCGTCGACCGGGGGCGCACGCTGGTGTCCACGCCGGCGGTGCACCGGCGCCTCCAGTTGGTCACCGGCTGCGCCCTGCTCTGCATCGGCGCCGGGGTGGCCGCCGGCGCCTGA